The genomic segment aaaaaaaattatatttgttttatgaaaaaaccaTGCTGGCCATCCTATAATTTAGTTAATATTGCATTTATCTatcaattattgaaaaattatactTTCAACTCGAATTTTAATGCACGCGTATTAATTCATATctatagtttaatttattttacacaaTTTTCCCTGTATTATTTGTAGGTAGTGGGCTAATGACATGATTATGAGGAAATTTTCGTGATTTTATCCTATAAAAAGCTCTTAATTTGTCAAAGCGATGAGAAAGCTCCTCAGTTTCTGAATGACGAACATCTGATTCAATTGCAATTCCTACCTTTTCCGAAGgttttgtttttgcctttttcaACACTCGAGGAATGCTACAGGAGGGAGAACTGAGAAGGACAAATTGGCTCCCCGAACTCCATCAGAACCTTATGGAATTATCACTACTAGTTATTGTTAGAAGAAACATTAGAAGGTTTGGAAAATATGGATTCACACaacgtttttattattattattattaatctcgATTTATTTTtcgattgcattttttttttatcaaattagtAATTGGTTTCTTATGATCTATCATAGAAAAACACAATTAAGATATATAGGACCAAAGTGTAAAGCATGGCAAATTGACATGGTTAGTCTAAAATCAATGCTACAAAGTTCCTTTTGATCCtcctattttcatttttcttctattaCAATCCTTATTTTtggaaagttttattttaattcaaagctttatttttcttatttttatgtctCTAATTTCAAATAGAAGAGAAAATACTATTGAAAAATAGTGAAGGAAAAAGTGTTGTCGGTTGGCTGAAAATCAGATTCTAgccacaaatatatatatatatatatatatatatatatatatatatatatatatatatatatatatatatatttaatgttaATGAGTTCCTTTTTAGACTAAATGATTTCCTTTTATGTATTCTTTGGCCTTCGTCctgtctaaaaaaataaattagggtcTCATAAGTTTTAtggaataaaattgattttgcatTTTGAAATCCGATTTTTCATATGGGTTTTTTTAAGGTCTTTAGAGTGttctttaaatgaaaatttggttgaaaaataagttcaaaaaGTTGGACATGATTTTCCAATCACCGTGGTCGGCATCTGAGTTTATGAACGACAGGCATTTATTGTAACAGACAagatatcatttgtttttttatagagaaaGAAAGTTTTATAGAACAaagttgattttgtattttgaaaccgatttttttcaagtttaaaattataaatgagatttttaaggctttaaagtgtttttaaaatgaaaaattagttaaaaacgagtttttaaagtcaattttttttagtattttgacATTATAGCTGGACCATTAAATTGACCAGAATATATTAGTTATTTAAGTGGTTTAAAAATAAcgttataattaataatattaacattTATTGATGTACAAAAGCCttagttatttttgttaaacattcgtttcaaattttgaatttacaaTCATAACTTTCCTTGCTATTAagaaacatgcattttttttttgttaacttttttttttatatataactcaTGGCAAAACAAGGATAGATAATTAGTTATATCTATTTTGCTGGTAAAGaggtgtttaaaaatataattattattattttttaaagtatttttttatttaaaaatatattaagataatgttttttttaaattattttttatattaatatattaaaataatttaaaaacataaaaaaatattttttttaaataacactttaaaaaaacatgttgtaaGTAAATAAACAGAAACATCTCTGCCCAGGCTGTCACGTGTCGCAATCGAAACCATGGGATTGGTTTATGGACGGACAGCTTCCTCAATCCTCAGCAGTTCGGATTAGCATACGAATGCCTCGGAGTCATGTAAGAGAAAATCTTGAAAAACCTCCAAACTCTTCTTCCTTAACTGAAATAACTACCATATGTCCACCTACACTCAGCACCCTCTTTCCCCAATCTCTCTTCCTTTCAGTCCGTCAACCTCTCTTCCTTCCCACCAGCAGCCTACGAAGCCTCCcatttcctcttcttctccaaAACCCATTTCCATATCACACTCTCAAGCCTCATGGATTGAATCCCTTCGCTCCAGATCCCGCTCTAATCTATTCCGTGAAGCCATTTCTACGTACATTGAAATGATTGGTTCGGGTGTTTCGCCTGATAACTTTGCCTTCCCGGCAGTCTTGAAGGCCGTGGCAGGGATTCAGGAAATGTATTTAGGGAAACAGATTCATGCCCATGTTTTCAAATTCGGGTACGGGTCGTTCTCGTCTGTGACTATAGATAATACCCTTGTGAATATGTATGGTAAGTGCGGAGGTTTAGGTGATGCCTATAAAGTGTTTGACAGAATTACTGAGAGAGACCAGGTTTCTTGGAATTCAATTATTTCTGCGTTGTGTCGGTTTGAAGAATGGGAGGTTGCAATAAAGGCGTTCAGATTGATGTTGATGGAGGGATTCGAGCCTAGTTCGTTTACTTTGGTGAGTATGGCGCTTGCTTGTTCTAATTTGTGCAAACGCGATGGCTTGTGGCTTGGCAAGCAAATTCATGGGTGTTGTTTTAGAAAGGGTCATTGGAGAACATTTTCAAACAATGCTTTGATGGCTATGTATGCTAAACTAGGAAGACTTGATGATGCAAAAAGTTTACTAGTATTGTTTGAGGACCGTGATTTGGTTACTTGGAACAGCATGATAAGTTCGTTTTCGCAAAATGAGCGGTTTATGGAAGCGTTAATGTTCTTGCGGCTTATGGTTCTTGAGGGAGTTAAACCAGATGGGGTCACTTTTGCGAGTGTTCTTCCTGCTTGCTCCCACTTGGACCTGTTAAGAACTGGGAAAGAAATTCATGCTTATGCATTGAGAACTGATGACGTGATCGAGAATTCTTTCGTGGGTAGTGCATTAGTTGACATGTATTGCAATTGTGGACAGGTTGAAAGTGGACGTCTAGTTTTCGATGGTGTCTTGGACAGGAAGATTGGTCTTTGGAATGCTATGATTGCTGGTTATGCACAAAGTGAGCACGATGAGAAAGCATTGATGCTCTTCATTGAAATGGAAGCTGCTGCTGGACTTTATTCAAATGCAACCACAATGTCAAGTATCGTGCCTGCTTATGTGCGCTGTGAAGGAATTTCAAGAAAAGAAGGTATACATGGATATGTAATAAAGAGGGGTTTGGAGACAAATAGATATGTGCAAAATGCTCTAATAGATATGTACTCTAGGATGGGGGAcataaaaacttcaaaaagaaTATTTGATAGCATGGAGGATAGAGATATAGTTTCTTGGAATACAATTATCACTAGTTATGTGATTTGTGGACGCTCTAGTGATGCACTTCTTCTGCTTCATGAAATGCAAAGAATAGAAGAAAAGTCCACGTATGATGGTGATTACAATGACGAAAAACAAGTTCCTTTCAAACCTAACTCAATAACTCTGATGACAGTCCTTCCTGGTTGTGCTTCCCTATCAGCTTTAGCAAAGGGGAAAGAAATCCATGCTTATGCCATTAGAAATTTGTTAGCATCACAAGTCACTGTTGGAAGTGCATTAGTTGACATGTATGCTAAATGTGGCTGCTTAAATTTAGCTAGAAGAGTATTTGATCAAATGCCTATTAGAAATGTCATAACCTGGAATGTAATTATCATGGCTTATGGGATGCATGGGAAAGGAAAGGAATCATTGGAGCTATTTGAAGATATGGTGGCGGAAGGAGCCAAAGGTGGGGAAGTAAAGCCTACTGAAGTTACTTTCATAGCATTGTTTGCCGCATGTAGTCACTCAGGGATGGTGGATGAGGGCCTGAGCTTGTTCCATAAAATGAAAAACGAACATGGGATTGAACCTGCACCTGATCACTATGCTTGTATTGTGGACTTGGTTGGTCGAGCAGGTAAAGTGGAGGAAGCATATGGACTTGTCAATACCATGCCTTCTGGATTTGACAAAGTTGGAGCATGGAGTAGCTTGCTCGGAGCATGTAGGATCCACCATAACATTGAAATTGGGGAAATTGCAGCTGAAAATCTCCTTCAGTTGCAACCTGATGTGGCTAGCCACTACGTTCTACTCTCTAATATATATTCATCTGCTGGACTTTGGGATAAAGCAATGAATCTTAGGAGGAGGATGAAGGCAATGGGTGTGAAGAAAGAACCTGGTTGCAGTTGGATTGAGTCTGGTGATGAGGTGCATAAGTTTTTGGCTGGGGATTTGTCACATCCACAAAGTGAGAAGCTCCACGATTTTCTGGAGACCTTGTCAGAAAGGTTGAAAAAGGAGGGTTATGTGCCTGATACTGCTTGTGTACTCCACGATATTGACGAGGACGAGAAAGAAACTATACTTTGTGGGCACAGTGAGAAACTGGCAATAGCTTTTGGCATACTCAACACTCCTCCTGGAACTACTATTAGAGTTGCCAAGAACCTTAGAGTCTGCAATGACTGCCATACTGCTTCTAAGTTTATCTCAAAGATAGAAGACAGAGAAATCATCCTAAGAGATGCGAGGCGGTTCCATCATTTCAAGGATGGAACTTGTTCTTGCGGCGATTATTGGTGAAAAAACGACTTGAAACAGCTTTATAGGAGCCAAAATATCCCGACAATCCTGTACCTGTACAACGAGATATTCTCATTGGTTTCCCCGCTctgatattgatattttaactaaaatttattgtatcctcatcaatattgaaaaattgtgaaatagagaagaaaaatcaaacactaaATCCGTAGTTTTAATTCTTCCTCAAGACATGTCAGATATTCTAGTGAGTTATCAAATTTTTGGGTTTTGCTTCTATTCCTTTCTCCATTTGGAAGGGAACTCGTTTAGAGCTTTGACAACAAAAAATTGGAGATACGAATCTCACACATCAAATTTTTATCTACCAGCAGATCTTGAGCCTAGCTTCAATCTGGTATTTCTAATGAAGAtccagctgttttttttttttcacataagTATCAAAATCAGCATGATAACTACTAAATTTTACTGAGCTATAGCTATCCAAAGGTGCGGAACTTTATGCGTCTCAGGAGACACAGCAAGTCTTCCATCAAGAAGAAGGGAGGGGAGTTGATGAAAAAGAAGGGAGGGGAATTGTTGGGAATTCTTGATCATGGTTGAGTAActtttaacaaaatacataacaacctgaaaaattaaaaattatatttgatagaatcttgatttaaaaataattatttatataagaactaaaagttttttaaaaaaacttgaactcaGAGATAACTTTGAATCTAAAAACCTAAATATGTGAATGATATCATGAaaccagttaatctttgataaatcAATGTATGATATTTGGctctataaagaaaaattattttgccacaaacaaacaaaaataaaactcttTCTTCAACTTGCTTCTGAAATTTGcaactaaaatatataatatagtttCATCTAACTAACCCTAATAAATCTCTTTTGGGTTACAAACTAATAGGCCtaaactagtaatcaactaatataagttcaataatgaaataaactcaTAAACAATATCTAACGGGCCATaacaaacccaaattaaaaataattatttaatattaaataaataaataaaataggataataaaaataaagccttCATGCCAAAATTCCTCTATGTAACTCGAATCTTtgattttagcatatttttaacaaatttttagtCTTGATTTCAAACATATTGTTCTCTCTTGTCTGGTGAATTATTGAGCCTACTATATATGATTGGAAAGCTTGAGATATATAATTTTCACCCCAATTTTAATCGAAATACAATTTCACCTGTAACTCTAGACATGTCCCAAACAGTATACAAAAATCTAGTATAACAAATTTGATAAGATTTGTCTAATAACTTCAACCctctgaaataatatttttatctaaaaatctatcataatatagttttatttttttaatattgtcttataaaattttagcttgTTTTAATATACAGTTTGAGATATATGTATAGTTTCATAAAACTAGTCAGcaacattttaaattcaaattcgaACTTAAATGGGTTGGTATGAAGAATACACAGCAAAAGGATGGAGTATTTAATATATCTGCCCTGTAAACTGAGCACCGAAAGAAGCTCGAGGAAGATGTACTAGCTTAACCGCTAAAATAGAGTTCGAACTTGTAATTTCTCTATCCTGCTTTCTAGCACCTGCGCTGGACAGCCACTTAAGACTAGCAAGAAGTGTGCTGTTCTATAGACAACATTAGATGGGTAGAAATGTTTGACCTCGCCAATATATGCCCATTGTCACAGAAAGTAATCTTCCCAAAAAACTGGGAAAGAGTGCGAAAAAAAGTGTACAAACATATGCATTCTACACTTGTAACAAAAACAGAGAGTACTCTTCATCagacaaaaaaacaatcaatttgaaGAACACCAGAAAATCATCATTCCCCTTCCTTGTCCCTTCTTAGGTGGTACCTTTCTACGACGCTTCAACATTCCAAGCTCTGATAACCGCCTGGCAAAGCATGATAAAGAAACATGTCAGGAAAAGAAGCAAGATTTAGttcaaaaaaactagttaaagcTGTTAAATGTTGTTATTGTTTAGCCGTCACAGATGTGGTGATCAATCATCTcctaaataaaaatgtaattcGGTTAAATGCTGGGCAAATATAAGTGAAATGCCAAAGCTGATAAATGTGTCTTTAAAAACTCGCAAGAAAAACGGAAGAAGGCTACACATTATAGGACAGAAAACGAAGCTCGTTGGATGATATTTAATAATTCAACATAGTGAAAAGTAGCATATGCATATAACGACATTCTCTTACATATGTTAGCAATTGATCACCCCAACTAGCTTGGCATTAAGGCTTTTGTCGTTGTTAATGTTCCCGATTGATCAGCTCCAAAAGATGGATAAGGTTTTATCCGCAATTAGTTTGAAAGAAAGAAGTCTAATCAATCTATACCAAATCCCAATACTTGATCTGACATTTTACTGCCATTTACGATGCAGTTTCAAGAAAGTCACACAATAAGGTGATAAACAACATTCTCCCCCCTCACGAGGTTATATCCTAAAAGACTAGTATAGAAGCCATAGATAATCATAAATCTATGTGACATCAAGAAACTGGTTTTCAGCGGCGCAGGATTTTAGTACGTGGTCAATGAAATCCCTTCagataagaaatcaaaatttttcatatttttatatattttttctcatcttatttttagaattttcatttttatatatattttaatttttatttaaagtataaGTTCATcttattaaaagatattttaaaattataaaatatcccTTCTATCAAAATGCTGCTTCTCTGGCACACTCACTCTTACACTGAGCATGTCATGCatcattcttgattttttcaactcatgtgaaatcatcatcatctttttaCAACTTCATGATCTTTCCTGTGatccctgaaaaaaaaaaattgatgttttatttagGAATATAGTGTAataatttattaagattttcacatctattgtatgattttttctgaataacatgaaacaaaatattactactagttttaaaaatgctattttaatcacaaaataaaaaactgacaTCAGCATAATTTATTCAAGTTTTATGGAAGTAACCTCGGTCAAATTTGTGTTCAGTTTTCGTTCATCGGCAAGTGAATGCAGTTGGATGAGTTGATATTCTATAAAGCATTTATGAAGTTCCAAAAATTGTCTCATTTTGTAATTCAGAAACGAACTTTGTTTATTTACTTATCCAATCCTGCAATATGAATGTAAGAAAACGATATCGAACAGGTATTGAATGATCCTACCAAATGCTTGCCTTAGTAATAGCTCCTGCAAGTTTAGGAAATGGAAGCTCAACCAATTGTTAGTTCAAATCTGAGCACAAACACAAACATTCTCACGAAATTGAGTGCTACTGTTGTGTACGAGATACGGAAGGACAGCAAATATTGTGCACCGCTTTTACTCCCAGATAGTAAGTAGCACACACATATCATTCCAAaatgtaataaataataataaacatgtaaAAGAAATAGCTGTTTAAACAAACTAATTGATCAGGCCGATGAGAAAATAGGAATACAGGGCCTTTCAAACAGATACGAACTTGCGCCGAGCTGACAAATCATTTGGGACATTTCTCATCTGCCAGAGTGATCAGACAGAACTAACAGACGCTTCGGCGTGTGTTATTCTTCCTTGGAATCTGGTGAAAAGAAtgaagagaagggaaaaaatgcAGCTCCTGAAGTCTTCTATGGTGATATGCTGAGGATATTTGACTGGAAAACATAACACAATTATCAGCTAGGCAAGGATCTCTCTTTTGCAGCATTTGTGCACTTAAGGAGAAATCCTTCACAAAAACGTTGCTAACTCCACATATAACTATTGTAGAAGAGGAACTAAAGTGGGTAAAATACGAATAATTGAATCTGCAAGTTTACAAGGAAAGTAGCACGGATGAGATTAAAGTCTTCCAGATGATACACAAGTCCTAGACCCCCGAAAATGAAGATACTCTGTACTCGAGTCAGAATGGTATGTGAGCTTTCCCTAATCTTAAAACATTGATATCACATCAATAACCATCCTATCATCTCCTATTCCCAAATAAAATGGCAATATGTTTGCTTCCTTCAATCCTATATGATAGCTCCACAGTATTGTTGGAACAAACATCACAAGGATCAAAAACTTAAGAAAGAAACTGATGGGGAGAGAATCGGTGCCTTGATATTCCTTAATGGCAAAGCACAGCCTGCTCAAAAAGGATTTGACGGAGATAGAGAGTGGTCTCAGAAACTCATTGCGTCATCTATAAGGTAAAACCTTAAGACTGCCACacagaaaaacaattatgagaGAGAGCTATACAGAATCTAAAGaatataaagctaaattatagTACAATATAACTGCATATGGTGGCCAAGTAAGGGCATAGCAGTTATATAACGAGTCAAGAACTTACATGGAAAACATTATAAGCTGTTCAAGGCAgagacaaaatatttttcaaagcaTGTGAGCGCTAAAGGAAGTAGCAGAAAAGAATGATCCAACTATAAGCAGAATGCAATGTTAGGAAAGTAACCACAACCATCAAGACTTTCTCAATTTCTGATTTCACTTCAACATTTATGCAGCAAGGCAAAATTGGACAACTTAAAAGAAATGGTCAAGCCAATATCCTTGTCTTTGGAGGTGGGGCATAGCAACACTACACTAACTATGGCGAGAGAAGAAAACTGCCTTAGAGATATGGAAAACGAAGAAAGGAATATAGTCATATTTTAAATAACTATAGCCAAAGTAGCAAAAGTGTTCTCAGAAAGCTCCAGATAAACCAATTTCTGTCCAAAAGCACTCGAAAAATAGGATATTTGACCAGGTTCCTTTGAGTAAAAGTctgtttggaaaagaaaaaaagagagagagatttaagAGATGCTTTTTGGACACAAGAGCAAAGGAGAATAGACACTGAACTCTTCATAAAACAATTGTTTTAACTGGAAAAGTAGAGCAGAATGAACTCACTGCTGCATGACCACCTATCCACATGTATCAAAGGAAATTTTACCCTTTTGATATAGGAAGCTACTCTGCATGAAAGCATGAAATGTTTACCGAAGGATGATACAATCTAGCTGTGAAATGAAATTATGATAAGAAGAGGAAAAGACAGCATAACTATCTTCTAACAATGCTAAAACTATATTGGAGAAGGAAGGTATAATTTCAAGTATTTTGGATACAATTGATCAGGGTTGGGAATGGAAGGGAATGATCTTGCACTCACATCCTCACATCCCATCCTAATTTCGTGCCTCCCTTAGAGTGCACTTTAACTCCCCCCAGAATTTTTCCAGCATCAAAAACATTACACCACAGAACTAATTCATTTTATACAAAGGTTCAAGCAGGATGAAGGATCTTCTCTGGCTTCAGAAAAGCAATCAAATGAAATGCAAACTTCAGCAGATGCATCAAAACAAACGCAAACCAGGTTAAGCTCATGGAATTGTGAATTCTTACTACATAACATATGGCTTTGATATTTTCAGCTGGATGCCGGTTTTAATAGCTTAATACTCTCCATTATTTGGATTCACTCGTTAGGTAAATTCTAGGCCAAATGTCCAAGTCTAGCAATCAGTAAAATTTGACATACATCTTCTTTAACCCACTGAGAGGAAACAATTAGAGTATAGCTCCCTTAGCAGATTACCAAAAATCCAGCTACTTTTCAGCACCACTGACTTTATTGTTCTGCACCAACAAGCCAGAAATGATTATACACCCCTTCCccatcttttttccttttttcaatCCTCTTCACTAATATCACTGCTCATTTCAAtataaagacattttttttgcAGGATTATCTCATTGAATATTACCTCTCTCATTCTATACGTACAATggaacgagagagagagaatcagtGACTGCAAACAGACAGACAAATCCAATCATtgtttatttcatataaaatagtCTTATATCTGGAATACAATTACAAAATGCACATATCTTACACCCTATTTATTAACATTCAATAATtcacatcataaaaaaatataaaaataattaatcacacAAACTGAACCTCAATGAATCAGTTAAAGCAGTTCCAAAGGggaaaattttttgttaaagCATACCTGCTTCTTACTCGGACCAGTTCCTAATTAAAGAATCCAACAAGTCAATAACTTTCTTACCACCCTCACCACTAACATCCTCAAAACAATCACATAAAGCCTTATCTAACTCCACTGCCTCCTTCACCCTAGCCTCGCTCAACAAACTCTTATAGACCCTTTCCTTTAACCCACCAATAGGCAAAAACCCCACAATGACCATGTCTTTCAAAATCTTCAAACCCTCAAGAACCCAACCAATCTCACACAACCCATTAAGCAAAACACAAAATACAATCTTTTCAACTTTACATGGAGAGCCAGGCCTAAGCATCCAATTGTACACTTTCAAGGCCTCTTTGggtctcttcttttttatatatgaagtgATAAGCATGGTGTTTATAGGTGAAAGATGTGAATGTGCTTGTGGGGTGTGCCTAAGAATGGTGAGAAGTGACATGGGTTTGGTCATGTCTGGTTGGGAAGTGAGAGAGTGAGTGAGAATGGAAAACGAAAGGGACTTTGGAGGTGGGTTAGCGAGGAGAGAGGTTGTGATTAATTGGATTGCGGTGGTTAAGTGGTTTAATAGACATAAACGTGGGATTAGAAGGTTGATTTTGGTTACTTCTTCTTGTGTCAATGTTGTTACTACTTCCGAATTGGTGGCGAGTTTTGGTATatcaattgaagaagaaaacaatgcaAACAACTGGTGCGAGAAAGGAGAGATGGTAATGGATTTTGATGGATTGGAGAGGAAGAGGAATAGGAGGGGCTTGGCTTCCATTGATTTCATTTTCATCAATGGCGTTCCTTCTACCCTACTGCACCTGTTAtaatttgaattggtttttgtaTGTTTGGTCTAAATAGTATTAATCAAGTTTAAGTATCAACCAGCTCTCGTAGCTCAGTTGGTTAGAGCACCCGTTTAGTAAGCGGGAGGTCTTGAGTTCGACTCTCAACGAGAgcatttaaataagatttggaCACCTTTTGACTCTAACACTTGAATTTTCTGACACTTCAGTTAAATTTTAATCCTTCGTACCCATTTCTTACGGCATTATATTTTatgctttttgaaaaaaaaaggtgaaatacagtttaaatgtttaaacaAAGTAATTTTGGTGTATGGTTGGAGTTttgctattatatttttagaggGCATTTGTAagaatgataatttaaataattatagttagaaaaataaatttaaataaatcatttttaattatgagttattgaaataaaatatatatttgattgaaattattattgataaaaagtttgtatatatttggttaaaatgtTTTCATAAGTGTTTTtgctaataaaattatttaaaagtacACGTTAACAATATTGTTAATGATATTAGGAtgtattgtattttaatttttttaaaatatttttaaaatataaaaataaacggaGATTTTAGTGGATTTTTAAGAGTGTGATagcagttgttttttatttgaaaatatattaaaataatattttaaaaaaattatttttaacattagcatatcaaaatagtttaaaaacacataaaaaaatattaatttaaaataaatatttttttttcaaaaccatttTTAACTCGTGATGAACCAGTTAAATTTATAACCAGACAATGGATGAAAACCACAGCAGCTACCACTTCCACCACTCCCCTAGACATTctcttaaaagaataattttagtCTCTTGAAAGAATATTTCTAGGTGTGGTTTTAAATaagtagatttaaaaaaaaaatatttagttaaaactattataaaatgtttttttatgtaaaattaaaaaaattatattttcatcaataaaaaaaagttatttatcttctataaaattaagatttaaaatacaattattctagtaaaaaaaaattaactaatcaaataatatttttttattttataattaaataaaaaaacacaagctaCCACAGTAATAAAGCATCTTAAAgagactaaaaatatataattccaGCAGCAGCAGGTGCTATTTCCTTATATTATATGGTTGTTTCTAAAATCATACAGTGATCTATAggactg from the Populus nigra chromosome 1, ddPopNigr1.1, whole genome shotgun sequence genome contains:
- the LOC133691327 gene encoding pentatricopeptide repeat-containing protein At3g57430, chloroplastic, whose amino-acid sequence is MSTYTQHPLSPISLPFSPSTSLPSHQQPTKPPISSSSPKPISISHSQASWIESLRSRSRSNLFREAISTYIEMIGSGVSPDNFAFPAVLKAVAGIQEMYLGKQIHAHVFKFGYGSFSSVTIDNTLVNMYGKCGGLGDAYKVFDRITERDQVSWNSIISALCRFEEWEVAIKAFRLMLMEGFEPSSFTLVSMALACSNLCKRDGLWLGKQIHGCCFRKGHWRTFSNNALMAMYAKLGRLDDAKSLLVLFEDRDLVTWNSMISSFSQNERFMEALMFLRLMVLEGVKPDGVTFASVLPACSHLDLLRTGKEIHAYALRTDDVIENSFVGSALVDMYCNCGQVESGRLVFDGVLDRKIGLWNAMIAGYAQSEHDEKALMLFIEMEAAAGLYSNATTMSSIVPAYVRCEGISRKEGIHGYVIKRGLETNRYVQNALIDMYSRMGDIKTSKRIFDSMEDRDIVSWNTIITSYVICGRSSDALLLLHEMQRIEEKSTYDGDYNDEKQVPFKPNSITLMTVLPGCASLSALAKGKEIHAYAIRNLLASQVTVGSALVDMYAKCGCLNLARRVFDQMPIRNVITWNVIIMAYGMHGKGKESLELFEDMVAEGAKGGEVKPTEVTFIALFAACSHSGMVDEGLSLFHKMKNEHGIEPAPDHYACIVDLVGRAGKVEEAYGLVNTMPSGFDKVGAWSSLLGACRIHHNIEIGEIAAENLLQLQPDVASHYVLLSNIYSSAGLWDKAMNLRRRMKAMGVKKEPGCSWIESGDEVHKFLAGDLSHPQSEKLHDFLETLSERLKKEGYVPDTACVLHDIDEDEKETILCGHSEKLAIAFGILNTPPGTTIRVAKNLRVCNDCHTASKFISKIEDREIILRDARRFHHFKDGTCSCGDYW